A stretch of the Pirellulales bacterium genome encodes the following:
- a CDS encoding DUF4411 family protein, with the protein MSGGNRYVLDANVFIEAHRTYYGFQLCPGFWDALIREHVAKRVCSIDKVRDELATMHDPLSEWAGKKSHDTFFKKTADKNVSDAFAQMVSWVQHEPQFTPEAKAEFSSVADGWVIAYAKANGLIVVTREEYAPDAKRKVPMPNLCVEFNVDYCDTFRMLLDFRCQFVLRSRKSKD; encoded by the coding sequence ATGAGCGGCGGTAATCGATATGTGCTTGACGCCAATGTCTTCATCGAGGCGCACCGGACGTATTACGGATTTCAACTCTGTCCGGGATTCTGGGATGCGCTCATTCGCGAGCACGTCGCCAAGCGAGTTTGCAGCATCGACAAGGTGAGAGACGAACTCGCTACAATGCACGATCCGCTCAGCGAATGGGCAGGGAAGAAGTCGCACGACACTTTTTTCAAGAAAACCGCGGACAAGAATGTCAGTGATGCGTTTGCGCAGATGGTGAGTTGGGTCCAACACGAACCACAATTCACACCTGAAGCAAAGGCAGAATTCTCTTCGGTCGCAGACGGCTGGGTAATTGCCTACGCAAAGGCAAACGGCTTGATTGTCGTGACTCGGGAAGAATACGCGCCGGATGCCAAGAGAAAAGTGCCGATGCCGAATCTTTGCGTCGAGTTCAACGTCGACTATTGCGATACATTCCGCATGTTACTAGATTTCAGATGCCAGTTCGTGTTGCGCAGCCGCAAATCGAAGGACTGA
- a CDS encoding ImmA/IrrE family metallo-endopeptidase encodes MAETVSVKPELIRWAIERSRLHEEDLANSFPKLGEWRSGQRMPTFRQLEHFASKTMTPLGYFFLDAPPDETLPIPDFRTVGDTSIERPSPDLIETILAMQRRQAWMREFVIDDGQQPLEFVASATNVRNVVSVAARIRGALGLNADWAEAQNSWEDALRTLRNSSERIGVLVATSSVVGLNNHRHLDPQEFRGFVLCDDYAPLVFVNGADSKSAQMFTLAHELVHLWIGRGGLFNLIKMMPYDDVTERFCNQVAAEFLIPGHKLLERWKEANATDKPFHAIARWFKVSPLVAARRALDLDLINKARFFVFYEKDQEEWRKRKAEEKEKKQHEKGGPNFYDVQDVRLGKRFAYAVVRAAREGRLPYREAYQLTDLKGDTFDRYADLLTQRIKNERR; translated from the coding sequence ATGGCTGAAACCGTCAGCGTCAAACCCGAACTTATTCGTTGGGCGATCGAGCGATCTCGATTGCACGAGGAGGACTTGGCGAATTCGTTTCCAAAACTGGGCGAGTGGCGATCTGGACAGCGGATGCCGACATTTAGGCAATTGGAGCATTTCGCCTCCAAGACGATGACGCCGTTGGGTTATTTTTTTCTGGATGCTCCTCCGGACGAAACATTGCCCATTCCTGATTTCCGCACTGTTGGTGATACGTCGATTGAACGACCAAGCCCTGATCTAATCGAGACAATTCTTGCAATGCAGCGGCGTCAAGCCTGGATGCGAGAGTTCGTGATCGATGACGGGCAGCAGCCGCTCGAATTCGTTGCCAGTGCAACCAACGTGAGAAACGTCGTTTCTGTTGCCGCACGAATCAGAGGCGCGCTCGGCCTTAACGCGGATTGGGCGGAAGCCCAAAATTCCTGGGAGGACGCTCTCCGCACGTTGCGTAATTCCTCCGAACGGATCGGCGTTCTCGTCGCCACCAGCAGCGTCGTCGGCCTCAACAACCACCGGCATCTCGACCCGCAAGAGTTCCGCGGCTTTGTGCTGTGTGACGACTATGCGCCTCTCGTATTTGTCAACGGCGCCGATTCCAAATCCGCACAAATGTTTACGCTAGCGCACGAGCTGGTCCATCTTTGGATCGGACGGGGCGGTTTATTCAATCTGATCAAGATGATGCCCTACGACGACGTGACTGAGCGGTTTTGCAATCAAGTCGCGGCCGAGTTCTTGATTCCGGGCCACAAACTTTTGGAGCGGTGGAAGGAGGCGAATGCGACCGACAAACCCTTTCACGCGATTGCGCGCTGGTTCAAGGTTAGTCCTCTCGTTGCGGCGCGTCGTGCACTTGATTTGGACTTGATCAATAAAGCAAGGTTTTTCGTCTTCTATGAGAAGGATCAAGAAGAATGGAGAAAACGAAAAGCGGAAGAAAAAGAGAAGAAGCAACACGAAAAAGGGGGGCCAAACTTTTACGATGTTCAGGACGTCCGCCTTGGTAAGCGATTCGCCTACGCGGTCGTGCGCGCAGCGCGTGAAGGGCGCCTGCCCTACCGCGAAGCATACCAGTTAACTGACCTCAAGGGGGACACATTCGACCGTTACGCCGACCTTCTTACTCAAAGGATTAAGAATGAGCGGCGGTAA